In the Gossypium raimondii isolate GPD5lz chromosome 9, ASM2569854v1, whole genome shotgun sequence genome, one interval contains:
- the LOC105799467 gene encoding probable inactive purple acid phosphatase 16, giving the protein MPTSSYFTILSNSCLVLLFQAFFISIAASSDRHTPENHIRTRAGAPFKVALFADLHFGENAWTDWGPKQDVNSIKVMSSVLDTETPDFVVYLGDVVTANNIPIANASLYWDQAISPTRSRGIPWASVFGNHDDAPFEWPMEWFAASGIPQLVCPVLNSGEECSFRGTSRLELMKNEMDNNVLSLSKSGPQDLWPGISNYVLQVLSKEKPHTPLVYLYFLDSGGGTYPEVISTAQADWFKRISEEINPDSRVPELIFWHIPSKAYKKVAPKFRIHKPCVGSINKEKVAAQEAEMGIMKILVKRPSVKAVFVGHNHGLDWCCPYGQLWLCFARHTGYGGYGNWARGSRILEINERPFSISSWIRMEDGSVHSEVILS; this is encoded by the exons ATGCCTACCTCCTCCTATTTCACCATTTTATCCAACTCTTGTCTGGTATTGCTCTTCCAAGCTTTCTTCATCTCCATCGCCGCATCTTCTGATCGTCACACGCCGGAGAACCATATCCGAACACGGGCGGGTGCACCCTTTAAAGTTGCGTTATTTGCCGACTTGCACTTCGGGGAGAACGCCTGGACGGATTGGGGCCCCAAACAGGATGTCAATTCTATCAAGGTTATGTCTAGTGTGCTGGACACTGAAACTCCAG ATTTTGTAGTATATCTTGGAGATGTTGTTACGGCTAATAACATCCCAATTGCAAATGCAAGCTTATATTGGGATCAGGCAATTTCTCCAACAAGATCCAGGGGCATTCCATGGGCTAGTGTGTTTGGAAACCATGATGATGCACCCTTTGAGTGGCCAATGGAGTGGTTTGCAGCCTCTGGAATTCCTCAGCTTGTTTGTCCTGTGCTGAATTCGG GTGAAGAATGTAGTTTTAGGGGAACATCACGATTGGAGCTAATGAAAAATGAGATGGATAATAACGTCTTATCTCTTTCTAAAAGCGGACCTCAAGATCTATGGCCAGGTATATCCAACTACGTACTCCAAGTCTTGTCGAAGGAGAAACCACATACGCCTTTAGTGTATCTCTACTTTCTAGATTCTGGTGGAGGTACCTATCCAGAAGTTATATCAACAGCTCAAGCTGACTGGTTCAAGCGCATATCTGAAGAAATCAATCCTGATTCAAG GGTCCCAGAACTAATCTTTTGGCATATACCAAGTAAAGCTTATAAGAAGGTGGCTCCTAAGTTCAGAATACACAAGCCTTGTGTGGGTTCCATTAACAAGGAAAAGGTTGCTGCTCAAGAAGCTGAAATGGGTATCATGAAGATTCTTGTTAAAAGGCCATCCGTCAAG GCAGTGTTTGTTGGGCATAACCATGGATTGGACTGGTGTTGCCCATACGGGCAGCTTTGGCTTTGCTTTGCTAGACATACCGGTTATGGTGGATATGGAAATTGGGCTAGAGGATCTAGAATCCTTGAAATCAATGAGAGACCCTTCTCTATAAGCTCTTGGATTAGGATGGAAGATGGTTCAGTTCATAGTGAAGTGATCCTGAGTTAA